A single window of Dermacentor albipictus isolate Rhodes 1998 colony chromosome 1, USDA_Dalb.pri_finalv2, whole genome shotgun sequence DNA harbors:
- the LOC135911284 gene encoding uncharacterized protein, which translates to MSVKRAVLWKNDHAPPSEISTTGSFRSNLSYSDDEHAPRCSIKADFSKRRRFFKLPSHHRRRCYSLDSPESSTTQSRVPRYESRLSAANIANSDCSSSTCSDSTISLHIASDASEFPDEQEAARWQQAFELFDHNCDGLITAQELGAVMLTLGYEASNTEVERMVTEANTSGKDNVDFTEFLALLAQQRDAPSENIQEEIEVLFKIFDKYGQGYITATDLRHVMSSMNESVTDKELDTMMLAADKDGDGLVSYEEFVALFSPDQVVEEPA; encoded by the exons ATGAGTGTAAAGCGTGCTGTACTTTGGAAGAACGATCATGCTCCTCCCAGCGAAATATCTACGACGGGTTCGTTCCGGTCAAACTTGTCGTACAGTGACGATGAACACGCGCCAAGGTGTTCCATAAAGGCTGACTTCAGCAAGCGCCGGCGATTTTTCAAGCTCCCTTCGCACCATAGACGGCGATGCTACTCTCTCGACTCCCCCGAATCATCGACGACCCAGTCGCGGGTCCCTCGGTACGAGTCTCGCCTCTCCGCGGCCAACATCGCAAACTCCGActgctcgtcgtcgacgtgcagCGACTCGACCATATCTTTGCACATTGCCAGCGACGCGAGCGAGTTTCCAGACGAACAAGAGGCGGCCCGTTGGCAGCAAGCGTTCGAGCTCTTCGACCACAACTGCGACGGCCTCATCACCGCCCAAGAACTGGGCGCCGTCATGCTCACCCTCGGCTACGAAGCGTCCAATACAGAAGTCGAACGCATGGTCACCGAGGCAAACACATCCGGAAAGGACAACGTAGACTTCACGGAGTTCCTAGCGTTGTTGGCCCAACAGCGCGACGCTCCCAGTGAAAATATTCAGGAAGAAATCGAAGTGCTTTTCAAG aTTTTTGACAAGTACGGCCAGGGCTACATTACAGCTACAGACCTTCGACATGTCATGTCTTCCATGAACGAGTCTGTCACGGACAAAGAGTTGGACACTATGATGCTCGCAGCAGACAAGGATGGTGATGGACTCGTCAGCTACGAGGAGTTCGTTGCTCTTTTCTCGCCAGATCAAGTCGTTGAAGAACCAGCATAA